From Streptomyces yatensis, one genomic window encodes:
- a CDS encoding ABC transporter substrate-binding protein: MPGHRSPGRSATGRRATAGTTALLTLLALVLAGCSTNRGSDTVGDGPVRLTFWSALRGSQEVVDEFNRTHDTIKVEFQQVPSGEQGGWTKLSNAARAGNSPDVATIEYPQLPGFTIDGVPRDITKLIPDSVRKKILPQALDLTTFDGRTYAVPVDIEPMVFLYRKDIFTKNHIPVPKTWAQFESSARKLKQAQPRSRIASLFTTGGTLYMAGYAWQAGAKWYDTVGDTWQISMDDAPTRKVAGYWQRLMDDDLVRVEPGASQQWRAHLRSGETAGYLAGAWAAGSMMASTPDGKGKWAIAPMPQWDPAKPKVSTQGGSTFLVTKDSRHPKEAMEFISWMVTSPGALKAKLASGVSSAFPSVPGLVPVARKEMDTSYYSGQDIFGLFQKEAERIAPTWKWGPRMTSTTSSGDDGLAKAGAGSGDILKALRDAQSRTMPDLKSLGLSVTTR, translated from the coding sequence ATGCCTGGTCATAGAAGCCCAGGTCGCTCGGCAACCGGACGCCGGGCGACGGCGGGCACCACCGCACTGCTCACGCTGCTCGCCCTCGTTCTGGCGGGCTGCTCCACAAACCGCGGGTCCGACACCGTCGGCGACGGTCCCGTACGCCTGACCTTCTGGTCGGCGCTGCGCGGCAGTCAGGAGGTCGTGGACGAGTTCAACCGCACCCACGACACCATCAAAGTCGAGTTCCAGCAGGTCCCCTCCGGGGAGCAGGGCGGCTGGACCAAGCTCAGCAACGCGGCGCGCGCGGGCAACTCCCCCGACGTCGCCACCATCGAATACCCCCAGCTGCCCGGGTTCACCATCGACGGCGTACCCCGGGACATCACCAAGCTGATCCCCGACTCGGTCCGCAAGAAGATCCTGCCGCAGGCGCTGGACCTCACCACCTTCGACGGGCGCACCTACGCCGTGCCGGTGGACATCGAGCCGATGGTCTTCCTGTACCGCAAGGACATCTTCACCAAGAACCACATCCCGGTCCCCAAGACCTGGGCGCAGTTCGAGAGTTCGGCCCGCAAGCTCAAGCAGGCCCAGCCCCGGTCCCGTATCGCCAGCCTCTTCACCACCGGCGGCACCCTCTATATGGCGGGCTACGCCTGGCAGGCCGGGGCGAAGTGGTACGACACCGTCGGGGACACCTGGCAGATCTCCATGGACGACGCCCCCACCCGTAAGGTCGCCGGCTACTGGCAGCGGCTGATGGACGACGATCTGGTGCGGGTCGAGCCCGGGGCCAGTCAGCAGTGGCGGGCCCATCTGCGCAGCGGGGAGACGGCCGGGTATCTGGCCGGCGCCTGGGCCGCGGGCTCGATGATGGCGTCCACCCCCGACGGCAAGGGCAAATGGGCCATCGCGCCGATGCCGCAGTGGGATCCGGCGAAACCCAAGGTGAGCACCCAGGGCGGCTCGACCTTCCTGGTCACCAAGGACAGCCGGCACCCCAAGGAGGCCATGGAGTTCATCTCCTGGATGGTGACCAGCCCCGGCGCCCTGAAGGCCAAGCTCGCCAGCGGCGTCAGCAGCGCCTTCCCGTCCGTGCCCGGCCTGGTGCCGGTCGCCCGCAAGGAGATGGACACCAGCTACTACTCCGGCCAGGACATCTTCGGTCTCTTCCAGAAGGAGGCCGAGCGGATCGCGCCCACCTGGAAGTGGGGCCCGCGGATGACCTCGACCACCAGCTCCGGTGACGACGGGCTGGCGAAGGCGGGGGCCGGCAGCGGCGACATCCTCAAGGCCCTGCGCGACGCCCAGAGCCGGACGATGCCCGATCTGAAGAGCCTCGGCCTGTCGGTCACCACCCGCTGA
- a CDS encoding BTAD domain-containing putative transcriptional regulator: protein MAAGRTRCPKRARLRSLVVRFTVVGPVRAWRGEVELELGPPKQRALLALLLVRAGQPVALSEIVDVLWAQDPPSTAVNVVHRHVGSVRRLLEPGLPSRAEGSRLVRSSGGYRLNADADALDLLRFRELSASARLTAAAGEPERAAELFSQALALWQGPTATGVPSDIQTHPVFSGVDRELLAIAKEAATTALASQVPEQLPTVLQQFAAHHALDETLQAQLIRLLAATGRRAEALEVFSTARDRLADQLGVPPGRELRAAHREVVPRSTPAPAEPVQPVPPAVPPAPAVRPAQLPPDLPAFSGRHTELAGVHTLLPEGAEGGSPGPVVISAIDGMAGIGKTTLAVHWAHRIAHRFPDGQLYANLRGFDPTGSMMSPNEALRAFLHALGIPPNRVPTGLDAKTALYRSLLAGRRMLILLDNVVDSQHVRPLLPGSPGCLTIVTSRNQLHGLIASEGARPLTLGPLSPAESHEALVRRLGTDRVAAEPQAVATIVRLCGRLPLALAVVAARAATRPSFPLSSVAAELRESQGNLDAFAGADPSTDARSVFSWSYRALDREAARLFRLLALHPGPEVSAAAAASLAGLPLRVTRALLTALTRAHLLVEQAPGRYTFHDLLRAYAMELVQDHDPDEIRQDARHRMFDHYLHTARTAATLLAPRRTEPLPLSPARPDAAPEHLGGQDRAEAWLSAERVVLLSVVEHARDHGFPSHAWKLAVTLELFLDRRGHWQEQTAIQRTALGAARALSDRLGQAHSHRTLGFAEGRLGRYEEGYGHLERALELFTELGEAGGQARTLRALAFLANSQSRCQEALDHYRPALDHYRAAEHLSGQASVLNEIGWTHILRGEYEHALAHCRQAVELHRRIGDSAGEAAALDSVGYAYHHLGRYEHALTSYGRALAIYREISDRYLEADTLHHQGDTRLAQGDLATALTDWRGALEILQELNHPDARVLDGKLGQYRQSSHPASALSG, encoded by the coding sequence ATGGCGGCCGGAAGAACGCGGTGCCCGAAACGGGCTCGACTAAGATCCCTAGTTGTGCGATTTACGGTGGTAGGCCCGGTCAGGGCGTGGCGTGGCGAGGTGGAACTGGAGCTGGGTCCGCCCAAACAACGAGCGCTGCTCGCACTGCTGCTGGTGCGGGCGGGACAGCCGGTGGCGCTCAGCGAAATCGTCGACGTCCTCTGGGCGCAGGATCCGCCGAGCACCGCGGTGAACGTGGTCCACCGCCATGTGGGGTCGGTGCGCCGGCTGCTGGAACCCGGGCTGCCGTCGCGGGCGGAGGGCAGCCGGCTGGTGCGCAGCTCGGGCGGCTACCGGCTGAACGCCGACGCGGACGCGCTGGATCTGCTGCGCTTCCGGGAGCTGAGCGCGTCGGCGCGGCTCACCGCCGCCGCGGGCGAGCCGGAGCGGGCGGCCGAGCTCTTCTCACAGGCGCTCGCCCTGTGGCAGGGGCCGACCGCCACCGGAGTCCCCTCCGACATCCAGACCCATCCCGTCTTCTCCGGTGTCGACCGGGAACTTCTGGCCATCGCCAAGGAGGCCGCCACGACGGCGCTGGCCTCCCAGGTCCCGGAGCAGCTGCCCACCGTGCTCCAGCAGTTCGCCGCCCACCATGCGCTGGACGAGACCCTGCAGGCCCAGCTGATCCGGCTGCTCGCCGCCACCGGACGGCGGGCCGAGGCGCTGGAGGTCTTCTCGACCGCGCGCGACCGGCTGGCCGATCAGCTCGGCGTCCCGCCCGGCCGGGAGCTGCGCGCCGCCCATCGCGAGGTGGTGCCCCGGTCGACCCCGGCCCCCGCGGAGCCGGTCCAGCCGGTCCCTCCGGCGGTGCCGCCCGCCCCGGCGGTCCGTCCGGCGCAGCTCCCGCCCGACCTGCCCGCGTTCAGCGGCCGCCATACCGAACTCGCCGGTGTCCATACTCTGCTGCCCGAGGGCGCCGAGGGCGGGTCACCGGGTCCGGTGGTGATCAGCGCGATCGACGGGATGGCCGGGATCGGGAAGACCACGCTGGCCGTGCACTGGGCCCATCGGATCGCCCACCGCTTTCCGGACGGGCAGCTCTACGCCAATCTGCGCGGCTTCGATCCGACCGGTTCGATGATGTCGCCGAACGAGGCGCTGCGGGCGTTCCTCCACGCGCTGGGGATTCCGCCGAACCGGGTGCCCACGGGTCTTGACGCCAAGACAGCGCTGTACCGCAGTCTGCTGGCCGGGCGGCGGATGCTGATCCTGCTGGACAATGTGGTGGACTCCCAGCACGTGCGGCCGCTGCTGCCCGGCTCCCCCGGCTGTCTGACCATCGTCACCAGCCGCAATCAGCTCCACGGTCTGATAGCGAGTGAGGGGGCCCGTCCTCTTACTCTGGGGCCGCTGTCCCCGGCCGAGTCGCATGAGGCGCTGGTCCGGCGGCTGGGCACGGACCGGGTCGCCGCGGAGCCGCAGGCGGTGGCGACCATCGTCCGGCTGTGCGGGCGGCTGCCGCTCGCGCTGGCGGTGGTGGCCGCCCGGGCCGCGACCCGTCCGTCCTTTCCCCTTTCTTCTGTCGCCGCGGAGTTGCGCGAGAGCCAGGGGAACCTCGACGCGTTCGCGGGCGCCGATCCGAGCACCGACGCGCGGAGCGTCTTCTCCTGGTCCTACCGGGCCCTGGACCGGGAGGCCGCCCGGCTGTTCCGGCTGCTCGCCCTGCATCCGGGGCCCGAGGTCTCGGCCGCCGCGGCCGCGAGCCTGGCCGGGCTCCCGCTGCGGGTCACCCGTGCCCTGCTGACCGCGCTCACCCGCGCCCATCTGCTGGTGGAGCAGGCCCCGGGCCGCTACACCTTCCACGATCTGCTGCGGGCCTACGCCATGGAGCTGGTCCAGGACCACGACCCGGACGAGATCCGCCAGGACGCCCGGCACCGGATGTTCGACCACTATCTGCACACCGCGCGCACCGCCGCCACGCTGCTCGCCCCGCGCCGGACCGAACCGCTGCCGCTGTCCCCGGCCCGGCCCGACGCCGCGCCCGAGCACCTCGGCGGTCAGGACCGCGCCGAGGCATGGCTCTCGGCCGAGCGGGTCGTTCTGCTGTCGGTCGTCGAGCACGCCCGCGACCATGGCTTCCCGTCCCACGCCTGGAAGTTGGCCGTGACGCTGGAGCTCTTCCTGGACCGGCGCGGCCACTGGCAGGAGCAGACCGCGATCCAGCGCACCGCGCTGGGGGCGGCCCGGGCGCTGTCGGATCGGCTCGGCCAGGCGCACAGCCACCGCACCCTGGGGTTCGCCGAGGGACGGCTGGGCCGGTACGAGGAGGGGTACGGCCATCTGGAGCGGGCGCTGGAGCTGTTCACGGAGCTCGGCGAGGCGGGCGGGCAGGCCCGCACCCTGCGCGCCCTGGCCTTTCTGGCCAACAGTCAGAGCCGCTGCCAGGAGGCGCTGGACCACTACCGGCCCGCGCTCGACCACTACCGCGCCGCGGAACACCTCAGCGGACAGGCCAGCGTGCTCAACGAGATCGGCTGGACCCATATCCTCCGCGGTGAGTACGAGCACGCGCTGGCCCACTGCCGCCAGGCCGTCGAACTGCACCGGCGGATCGGCGACTCGGCCGGCGAGGCCGCCGCGCTGGACAGCGTGGGGTACGCGTACCACCACCTCGGACGGTATGAGCACGCCCTCACCTCGTACGGCCGGGCGCTCGCCATCTACCGCGAGATCAGCGACCGGTATCTGGAGGCCGACACCCTGCACCACCAGGGGGACACCCGCCTGGCCCAGGGCGACCTGGCCACCGCGCTCACCGACTGGCGCGGGGCCCTGGAGATTCTCCAGGAGCTGAACCACCCCGATGCCCGGGTCCTCGACGGCAAACTGGGGCAGTACCGGCAGTCATCGCATCCGGCCTCGGCTCTCAGCGGATGA
- a CDS encoding carbohydrate ABC transporter permease — protein sequence MSSKGAAPPSAAAADPPRRTGRREQRVAAAVLLTPFTALLVAVFLVPVGYAIYLSLFSEDHEGLGFGGGRTVFTGLRSYLSVLQDPSFLTGFGTIALYCVIFVPLVVISALALALLLDSGLVRMRRTAQMLVYLPHAVPGIIAAVIWLYLYTPGLSPVIKLFAQADITIDFLGLHTVLPSIVNIALWSGLGYNMIIFYAALQALPREVIEAATIDGAGGIRTALQVKVPIIRGSVVMVCMFSLIGALQLFTEPMLMNQATPMVNSRFTPNMYIYDAAFRRNNYGLASAASVILLIVTCVLSYAVTRWSGRRERRA from the coding sequence ATGTCCTCGAAAGGGGCGGCACCGCCATCGGCGGCCGCCGCCGACCCGCCCCGCAGAACCGGACGACGCGAACAGAGGGTCGCCGCCGCCGTTCTGCTGACCCCCTTCACGGCGCTGCTCGTCGCCGTGTTCCTGGTCCCCGTCGGCTACGCCATCTACCTCAGCCTCTTCTCCGAGGACCACGAGGGACTCGGCTTCGGCGGCGGGCGCACCGTGTTCACCGGATTGCGCAGCTATCTCTCGGTGCTGCAGGACCCCAGCTTCCTCACCGGGTTCGGCACCATCGCCCTCTACTGCGTGATCTTCGTCCCGCTCGTGGTCATCAGCGCGCTCGCGCTCGCCCTGCTGCTCGACTCGGGCCTGGTCCGGATGCGGCGGACCGCGCAGATGCTGGTCTATCTGCCGCACGCCGTGCCCGGCATCATCGCGGCCGTCATCTGGCTGTACCTCTACACCCCCGGGCTCAGCCCGGTCATCAAGCTCTTCGCCCAGGCCGACATCACCATCGACTTCCTCGGGCTGCACACCGTGCTCCCGTCGATCGTCAACATCGCCCTGTGGAGCGGACTCGGCTACAACATGATCATCTTCTACGCCGCGCTCCAGGCGCTGCCGCGTGAGGTGATCGAGGCGGCGACCATCGACGGCGCCGGGGGCATCCGCACCGCGCTCCAGGTCAAGGTGCCCATCATCAGGGGCTCCGTCGTCATGGTGTGCATGTTCTCCCTGATCGGCGCGCTCCAGCTGTTCACCGAACCCATGCTGATGAACCAGGCCACCCCGATGGTCAACTCCCGCTTCACCCCGAACATGTACATCTATGACGCGGCCTTCCGCCGCAACAACTACGGACTCGCCTCCGCGGCCTCCGTCATCCTCCTGATCGTCACCTGTGTTCTGTCATACGCCGTGACGCGCTGGTCGGGCCGCCGGGAACGGAGAGCGTGA
- a CDS encoding hydroxyacid dehydrogenase, whose amino-acid sequence MAERSARQVLGSGRMDRLTELLDLDPGLVLDDFTTPAARRALADAELLVTGWGCPPLDRRALDAAPRLRAVVHTAGTVRHHITDACWERGIAVSSAAAANAVPVAEYTVAMILLSNKRILDIARDYRAERRTIDWNERYPDAGNYRRTVGILSASVIGRRVLELLRPYDLDLRLYDPYVTAQEAEELGAVQVGLRELFAGSDVISVHTPLLPATEGLVSRELLAAMPDGATLINTARGAVVDQEALTEELVAGRIRAVLDVTVPELLPAASPLYDCDNALITPHIAGSKSGELRRLADLAIGEIEKYVTGRDFAHPVRPEILDRSA is encoded by the coding sequence ATGGCCGAGCGCTCCGCCCGGCAGGTGCTCGGATCCGGACGTATGGACCGGCTCACCGAACTCCTCGATCTCGACCCCGGCCTCGTTCTCGACGACTTCACCACCCCGGCCGCGCGCCGTGCCCTCGCCGATGCCGAACTGCTGGTCACCGGCTGGGGCTGCCCGCCCCTGGACCGCCGCGCGCTCGACGCCGCGCCCCGGCTGCGCGCCGTCGTCCACACCGCGGGCACCGTGCGCCACCACATCACCGACGCCTGCTGGGAGCGCGGCATCGCGGTCTCCTCGGCGGCCGCGGCCAACGCCGTACCCGTCGCCGAGTACACCGTCGCCATGATCCTTCTGTCCAACAAGCGGATCCTGGACATCGCCCGGGACTACCGCGCCGAGCGGCGCACGATCGACTGGAACGAGCGCTATCCGGACGCCGGCAACTACCGCCGGACGGTGGGCATCCTCAGCGCCTCCGTCATCGGCCGCCGGGTGCTCGAGCTGCTGCGCCCGTACGACCTCGACCTGCGGCTGTACGACCCGTATGTCACGGCCCAGGAGGCGGAGGAACTCGGCGCGGTCCAGGTCGGCCTGCGGGAACTCTTCGCCGGCAGCGATGTCATCAGCGTCCACACCCCCCTGCTGCCGGCCACCGAGGGGCTGGTCAGCCGGGAGCTGCTGGCCGCCATGCCGGACGGCGCCACGCTCATCAACACCGCGCGGGGTGCGGTGGTGGACCAGGAGGCGCTGACCGAGGAACTGGTGGCCGGGCGGATCCGCGCCGTCCTCGACGTCACCGTGCCGGAGCTGCTGCCCGCCGCCTCACCGCTGTACGACTGCGACAACGCGCTGATCACCCCGCATATCGCCGGATCCAAGAGCGGTGAGCTGCGCCGGCTGGCCGACCTGGCCATCGGCGAGATCGAGAAGTACGTCACCGGCCGCGACTTCGCCCACCCCGTACGACCGGAGATCCTCGACCGCTCGGCGTGA
- a CDS encoding carbohydrate ABC transporter permease, with product MTTSTPTTPVKAPQGPPARPLGKPFGRSKLTSRGIANAVVLIAALYTMLPALWLLLASTKNADALFGSDILSFGDFSFGRNLSDLFSMDGGLYGEWYVNSLLYAVVGALVGSLISVAAGYAFDKYEFRHKEKLFGLVLTGVMVPPTVLALPLYLVASNIGMVNTFWSVFIPVLFNPFGVYLARLLSSGYVPNEVLEASRVDGAGELQTYVRVSLRMLGPGFVTVFLFQLTAIWNNFFLPMVMLSDQHLYPLSLGLYTWNSAATVSPEYYPLVVIGSLLAVVPLIVAFVMLQRYWKSGLTAGSVK from the coding sequence ATGACCACGAGCACACCCACCACCCCCGTGAAAGCCCCCCAGGGACCGCCGGCCAGACCGCTCGGCAAGCCCTTCGGCCGCTCCAAGCTGACCAGCCGTGGCATCGCCAACGCGGTGGTCCTGATCGCCGCCCTCTACACCATGCTGCCCGCGCTGTGGCTGCTGCTGGCGTCCACCAAGAACGCCGACGCCCTCTTCGGCAGCGACATCCTCTCCTTCGGCGACTTCTCCTTCGGACGCAACCTCTCCGACCTGTTCTCCATGGACGGCGGGCTCTACGGCGAGTGGTACGTCAACAGCCTGCTGTACGCGGTCGTCGGCGCCCTGGTCGGCTCGCTGATCAGCGTCGCCGCGGGCTACGCCTTCGACAAGTACGAGTTCCGGCACAAGGAGAAGCTGTTCGGCCTCGTGCTCACCGGCGTCATGGTGCCGCCGACCGTGCTGGCCCTGCCGCTCTATCTGGTGGCCTCCAACATCGGCATGGTCAACACCTTCTGGTCGGTCTTCATCCCGGTGCTCTTCAACCCCTTCGGCGTCTACCTCGCCCGCCTGCTCAGCAGCGGCTACGTACCCAACGAGGTGCTGGAGGCGTCCCGGGTCGACGGCGCCGGGGAGTTGCAGACCTATGTGCGGGTCAGCCTGCGGATGCTCGGGCCCGGGTTCGTGACCGTCTTCCTCTTTCAGCTCACGGCCATCTGGAACAACTTCTTCCTTCCGATGGTGATGCTCTCCGACCAGCACCTGTATCCGCTCAGCCTCGGCCTCTACACCTGGAACAGCGCCGCCACCGTCTCGCCCGAGTACTACCCCCTCGTGGTCATCGGCTCACTGCTCGCCGTCGTGCCGCTGATCGTGGCGTTCGTGATGCTGCAGCGCTACTGGAAGTCCGGACTGACCGCAGGGAGCGTGAAGTGA
- a CDS encoding DUF2264 domain-containing protein, which translates to MPELPFLLPADDRTLSPHTGYTRAHWEAAADGMLHAALRYATPGQGLIDLPGPPSRSGVRSDGLEGFARTFLLAAFRTAGASGKDQHGFLERYTEGIARGTLTPGREDAESWPVIGHHGAHGQPMVESASVALGLRLTAPWTWDALPSDAQDRTEEWLRGALRHQPAPNNWYLFPLTVAGFLQAVGRGDAETAHAIERGLGLLEGWYEGQGWYSDGDGRSFDHYNGWALHMYPLLHAHLAGDRALLDRLGPRLRTFLEGFSLLFDADGAPIHHGRSLTYRFAAVASVALGALTDHTPLAPGATRRILSGALRHFLDRGALTEDGVLSLGWYGPHAATLQRYSGPGSPYWASKGFLGLLLPPDHPVWTATEEAAPAEGPDRAVALPAAGFLVQTTGRDGLVRLHNHGSYKLRPWESEHGPADPLYARLAYSTRTGPTSADNTPDNHIAIEVRGVRSARLRIHPLAAGPDWLASSHTPAFPDAGPKVPSIRVDSLTLVRGRLEVRVHRAVGVPAGTRIHHSGWAVALPPGTPAETEQGAEIRLDGEEVTGQLLGLHGWQSATAVRAPQGTAYGPWALVPELTGTVGEDPAGTLFVALASLTGERDPAPLADLATAEVNGLAVTVRLPDGQGVVVDFGAGDAPTVTEAGA; encoded by the coding sequence ATGCCCGAGCTCCCCTTCCTCCTCCCCGCCGACGACCGCACCCTCAGCCCCCACACCGGCTACACCCGCGCCCACTGGGAGGCCGCCGCGGACGGCATGCTGCACGCCGCCCTCCGCTACGCCACCCCCGGCCAGGGCCTGATCGACCTGCCCGGCCCCCCGTCGAGGTCCGGGGTGCGCTCCGACGGGCTCGAAGGGTTCGCCCGCACCTTCCTCCTCGCCGCCTTCCGCACCGCCGGGGCCTCGGGCAAGGACCAGCACGGCTTCCTGGAGCGCTACACCGAAGGCATCGCCCGCGGCACCCTCACCCCCGGGCGCGAGGACGCCGAGTCCTGGCCGGTGATCGGCCATCACGGCGCCCACGGCCAGCCCATGGTGGAGTCCGCGTCCGTGGCCCTGGGCCTGCGGCTGACCGCGCCATGGACCTGGGACGCCCTGCCGTCCGACGCCCAGGACCGCACCGAGGAGTGGCTGCGCGGCGCGCTGCGCCACCAGCCGGCCCCCAACAACTGGTATCTCTTCCCCCTCACCGTCGCCGGTTTCCTTCAGGCCGTCGGACGCGGCGACGCCGAGACGGCCCACGCCATCGAGCGGGGGCTCGGCCTCCTGGAGGGCTGGTACGAGGGCCAGGGCTGGTACTCCGACGGCGACGGTCGGTCGTTCGACCACTACAACGGCTGGGCGCTGCACATGTACCCGCTGCTCCACGCCCATCTGGCCGGCGACCGAGCGCTGCTGGACCGGCTCGGACCGCGGCTGCGCACCTTCCTCGAGGGCTTCTCGCTGCTCTTCGACGCCGACGGCGCCCCCATCCACCACGGCCGCTCCCTCACCTACCGCTTCGCCGCCGTCGCCTCGGTGGCCCTCGGCGCCCTCACCGACCACACCCCGCTCGCCCCCGGGGCCACCCGTCGCATCCTCAGCGGAGCGCTGCGCCACTTCCTGGACCGCGGGGCGCTGACCGAGGACGGGGTGCTGAGCCTGGGCTGGTACGGGCCGCACGCCGCGACCCTCCAGCGCTACTCCGGGCCCGGCTCGCCCTACTGGGCCTCCAAGGGATTCCTCGGCCTGCTGCTCCCGCCCGACCACCCGGTGTGGACCGCCACCGAGGAGGCCGCGCCCGCCGAGGGGCCGGACCGGGCGGTGGCGCTGCCCGCCGCCGGGTTCCTCGTCCAGACCACCGGCCGGGACGGGCTGGTGCGGCTGCACAACCACGGCAGCTACAAGCTCCGCCCCTGGGAGTCCGAGCACGGGCCCGCCGACCCGCTCTACGCCCGGCTCGCCTACTCCACCCGCACCGGGCCCACCAGCGCGGACAACACCCCCGACAACCACATCGCCATCGAGGTGCGCGGAGTGCGCAGCGCCCGGCTGCGCATCCACCCCCTGGCCGCGGGCCCCGACTGGCTCGCCTCCTCCCACACCCCCGCCTTCCCCGACGCCGGCCCCAAGGTGCCCTCGATCCGCGTCGACAGCCTCACCCTCGTCCGCGGCCGGCTCGAAGTGCGCGTCCACCGCGCGGTGGGCGTCCCCGCCGGAACCCGGATCCACCACAGCGGCTGGGCCGTCGCGCTGCCCCCGGGCACCCCGGCGGAGACCGAACAGGGCGCCGAGATACGGCTGGACGGGGAGGAGGTGACCGGTCAGCTCCTCGGACTGCACGGCTGGCAGAGCGCCACCGCGGTCCGGGCGCCGCAGGGCACCGCGTACGGGCCGTGGGCCCTGGTCCCCGAACTCACCGGCACCGTCGGCGAGGACCCGGCCGGCACCCTCTTCGTCGCACTGGCCTCGCTCACCGGCGAACGCGACCCGGCCCCCCTGGCCGATCTCGCCACCGCCGAGGTGAACGGACTCGCGGTCACCGTACGGCTGCCGGACGGCCAAGGCGTCGTGGTGGACTTCGGCGCGGGCGACGCGCCCACTGTCACGGAGGCGGGCGCATGA
- a CDS encoding LacI family DNA-binding transcriptional regulator, whose product MRESARKRQARIAALVEARGSARITDLADELAVSVVTVRRDVEDLAQRGEVRRGHGVARSLRPMAQESTATGDTIGMVVPERNTYLTEAVQAAREAAEKAGLRLALHIAADERGTERAVRQALDAGARGLLLSPRWRTEAEERADHAWLGALELPVVLVERRPHRGSAIYGLDCVRSDHAHGVHLALEHLISLGHRRIVLAARDDSPTARVIRSEFAAQTAARGIREGCPVMLSSRTAGPDPRPRDAGAADLADAVRRAGATAALIHGDMDALVLVQRLREAGVEVPRDCSVVAYNDVVADMGQIALTAVAPPKGEVGQAALELLTRQLERTRTGRWAGAARHLELLPELVVRDSTAPLL is encoded by the coding sequence ATGCGGGAGTCGGCGCGGAAGCGGCAGGCGCGGATCGCGGCACTGGTGGAGGCCCGGGGCAGCGCGCGGATCACCGATCTCGCGGATGAGCTGGCCGTGTCCGTCGTCACCGTACGGCGGGACGTGGAGGACCTGGCCCAGCGCGGGGAGGTGCGCCGCGGCCACGGGGTGGCGCGCTCGCTGCGGCCGATGGCCCAGGAGTCCACCGCCACCGGCGACACGATCGGCATGGTGGTCCCCGAGCGCAACACCTATCTGACCGAGGCCGTCCAGGCGGCGCGCGAGGCCGCCGAGAAGGCCGGGCTGCGGCTCGCGCTGCACATCGCCGCGGACGAGCGCGGCACCGAGCGCGCGGTCCGCCAGGCGCTGGACGCGGGCGCGCGGGGCCTGCTGCTCTCACCGCGCTGGCGCACCGAGGCGGAGGAGCGGGCGGACCACGCGTGGCTCGGCGCCCTGGAGCTCCCCGTGGTGCTGGTGGAGCGCCGGCCCCACCGGGGCAGCGCCATCTACGGCCTGGACTGTGTGCGGTCGGACCACGCCCACGGGGTGCATCTGGCGCTGGAGCATCTGATCTCGCTGGGGCATCGGCGCATCGTGCTGGCGGCGCGCGACGACAGCCCGACCGCCCGGGTGATCCGGTCGGAGTTCGCCGCGCAGACCGCGGCCCGTGGCATCCGTGAAGGGTGCCCGGTGATGCTCAGTTCGCGCACCGCCGGGCCCGATCCGCGCCCGCGTGACGCGGGGGCGGCCGACCTGGCCGACGCGGTGCGCCGCGCCGGGGCCACCGCCGCGCTGATCCACGGCGACATGGATGCGCTGGTGCTGGTCCAGCGGCTGCGGGAGGCGGGTGTCGAGGTGCCGCGCGACTGCTCGGTGGTCGCGTACAACGATGTGGTCGCCGACATGGGGCAGATCGCGCTGACGGCCGTGGCCCCGCCCAAGGGCGAGGTCGGGCAGGCCGCGCTGGAGCTGCTGACCCGCCAGCTGGAGCGGACGCGGACCGGGCGGTGGGCCGGTGCCGCCCGCCATCTGGAGCTGCTGCCGGAGCTGGTGGTCCGGGATTCCACCGCCCCACTTCTCTGA
- a CDS encoding sigma-70 family RNA polymerase sigma factor: MNIRTAAVTTDADTYLRTLYRRHGSALHRLAARMLGGDWHRAEDIVQEVAIHAWQRPMDVGPMDDTVRNRLFTVVGDLVTDGHQDQVEGPVELAGEAEMALPAAPDAVDQALTAQLVWDALADLAPPQREVLLHLHYLDRSVSQAARALGVPPGTVKSRTYYATRALRTALRARGVTEC; the protein is encoded by the coding sequence ATGAACATCCGCACGGCGGCCGTCACGACCGACGCCGACACCTACTTAAGGACGCTGTACCGACGACACGGCTCGGCACTGCACCGCCTGGCGGCCCGGATGCTGGGAGGGGACTGGCACCGGGCCGAGGACATCGTGCAGGAGGTGGCGATCCACGCCTGGCAGCGCCCGATGGACGTCGGCCCCATGGACGACACCGTCCGTAACCGGTTGTTCACCGTGGTCGGCGACCTGGTGACCGATGGCCACCAGGACCAGGTGGAGGGGCCGGTGGAGTTGGCCGGTGAGGCGGAGATGGCGCTGCCTGCCGCGCCGGACGCGGTCGATCAGGCGCTCACCGCCCAGCTGGTGTGGGACGCGCTGGCGGACCTGGCGCCTCCGCAACGGGAAGTGCTGCTGCATCTGCACTATCTGGACCGCAGCGTCAGCCAGGCCGCCAGGGCGCTCGGGGTGCCTCCCGGAACCGTCAAATCGCGCACGTACTACGCGACTCGGGCCCTGCGGACGGCCCTGCGGGCGCGCGGCGTCACCGAGTGCTGA